The Marinoscillum sp. 108 genome has a segment encoding these proteins:
- a CDS encoding imelysin family protein: MRLLTLVFLALAMLTSCTSDKDPFGKMNDFDQGQMLENLANNLIVPSYLGLRDHTKSLKEAIAAYRSAPTVETLTAAREALKSARLAWQQCSPYQFGPSESNGLAGILNIYPVDTLKINRNIQSGAYDLTTLANADARGFQTLGYLLYRPGLSDEELISATLAPDRLYADQVALLMEEASLTVYDQWAPEGGNYIGTFTSEDAYGVNVGSSVGKLINAMNLDFERNTRDGKIGIPVGIRSLGEPIFHACEAYYAGYSVELFKASIAAYYTLYKGAEDVGLDDYLQAIEATTTQNEDLSVRIDTQFKALIEAGNMLEDPLPAQIANDQVTVQAVFAEMQRLAVLFKTDMASSLGVVITYQDNDGD; the protein is encoded by the coding sequence ATGAGATTATTGACATTGGTTTTTCTGGCATTGGCCATGCTGACTTCCTGTACTTCAGATAAAGATCCATTCGGCAAAATGAATGATTTTGATCAGGGACAGATGTTGGAAAACCTTGCCAATAATCTCATTGTACCTTCCTACCTCGGGTTGAGAGACCATACAAAAAGTTTGAAAGAGGCTATTGCAGCTTACCGCAGTGCCCCAACCGTAGAGACCCTCACAGCGGCACGTGAGGCACTTAAATCTGCAAGGCTGGCCTGGCAGCAATGCAGCCCTTATCAGTTTGGCCCTTCAGAGTCCAATGGCCTGGCCGGGATTCTCAACATTTACCCGGTAGACACCCTCAAAATCAATCGCAATATCCAATCTGGAGCATACGATCTTACTACCCTGGCCAACGCTGATGCCCGTGGATTTCAGACATTGGGATACCTGCTCTACCGGCCGGGACTGAGCGATGAGGAATTGATTTCTGCGACCTTAGCGCCAGATCGCCTGTATGCGGACCAGGTGGCGCTTCTTATGGAGGAGGCTTCACTAACGGTCTATGATCAATGGGCTCCGGAGGGGGGAAATTACATTGGTACGTTTACCAGCGAAGATGCTTACGGTGTGAACGTGGGAAGTTCGGTGGGTAAATTGATCAACGCCATGAACCTGGACTTTGAGCGAAATACCCGAGATGGGAAAATTGGAATTCCGGTTGGAATCCGATCTTTGGGTGAGCCCATCTTTCATGCATGTGAAGCCTATTATGCCGGGTACTCCGTAGAACTCTTCAAGGCCAGCATTGCCGCCTATTACACCCTTTATAAAGGTGCTGAAGATGTGGGACTGGACGATTATCTTCAGGCCATTGAGGCTACCACTACTCAAAATGAGGATTTGTCTGTGCGAATCGACACCCAGTTCAAAGCGCTGATAGAGGCAGGAAATATGCTGGAAGATCCCCTTCCTGCTCAGATTGCTAACGATCAGGTGACCGTACAAGCGGTGTTTGCAGAAATGCAACGCCTGGCTGTCCTTTTCAAAACAGACATGGCGTCCTCGCTTGGTGTGGTGATCACTTATCAGGACAATGATGGGGACTAA
- a CDS encoding HTTM domain-containing protein has product MLALKALLAERLITGKVSIAPLVTFRILFGLLMLASIVRFWAYGWIHQFYIAPKVYFPFLPGVEPLPGVGMYVVFSAMAIAAAGIALGWFYRVSTTTFFVLFTYVELIDKTNYLNHYYFVSLMAFLLIWIPANGDFSLDVRRGTRRPTDQVPVGFLNLLRFQLVVVYFFAGLAKINSDWLLKAQPMKMWLSANAYRPILGTILRYKVTAYLFSWFGMVYDLSIPFFLSLKATRQLAFFCVVVFHLMTWWLFPIGMFPFIMIGLTTVFFSPEVHLKVLTILKSLFKWQVRPEVRPTAISHPLLKLFAVFIALQVLIPLRYLSYPGDVFWNEAGYRFSWRVMLMEKAGSATYYVRDRDTGQQSMVANYEHLSPQQEKMMATQPDILVQYAHYLHDHYEGLGMTDPIVTADVFVTLNGQPSRRFISPEVDLSKESIIGSYSLVVPLDH; this is encoded by the coding sequence ATGTTAGCGCTTAAAGCCTTACTGGCAGAGCGGCTAATCACCGGAAAGGTTTCCATTGCACCCTTGGTCACCTTCAGGATCCTGTTTGGTTTGCTAATGTTGGCATCCATTGTCCGTTTTTGGGCTTACGGCTGGATTCATCAATTTTACATTGCTCCCAAAGTCTACTTTCCTTTTTTACCCGGTGTTGAGCCGTTGCCCGGAGTGGGTATGTATGTGGTTTTCTCCGCCATGGCCATAGCAGCTGCAGGTATTGCGTTGGGCTGGTTTTATCGCGTTTCCACCACTACTTTTTTTGTGCTCTTTACCTATGTAGAGTTGATTGATAAGACCAATTACCTCAACCACTACTACTTCGTGAGCCTGATGGCTTTTTTGTTGATATGGATTCCAGCCAATGGCGATTTTTCCCTGGATGTAAGGCGGGGCACTCGTAGACCAACAGATCAGGTACCTGTGGGTTTCTTGAATTTGCTGAGGTTTCAGCTGGTGGTGGTTTATTTCTTTGCAGGCCTGGCCAAAATCAATTCGGATTGGCTACTGAAGGCCCAACCAATGAAAATGTGGTTATCAGCAAATGCCTACCGTCCGATACTGGGTACCATATTGCGTTATAAGGTTACCGCCTATCTATTTAGCTGGTTTGGGATGGTGTATGACCTGTCCATCCCGTTTTTCTTATCCCTAAAAGCGACACGCCAGTTGGCTTTTTTCTGTGTAGTGGTCTTTCACCTGATGACCTGGTGGCTTTTTCCCATTGGGATGTTTCCATTTATCATGATCGGTCTCACCACAGTTTTCTTCAGTCCTGAGGTGCATCTAAAGGTGCTCACCATCCTTAAGTCCCTTTTTAAGTGGCAGGTCAGACCAGAGGTGCGGCCTACCGCAATCTCTCATCCATTACTCAAACTGTTTGCCGTTTTTATCGCACTGCAAGTATTGATACCTCTTCGATATCTCTCTTATCCTGGTGACGTGTTTTGGAACGAAGCGGGGTACAGATTTTCATGGCGCGTGATGCTCATGGAGAAGGCGGGTAGTGCCACCTACTATGTGCGCGATAGGGATACCGGCCAGCAATCTATGGTGGCAAACTACGAACACCTGTCCCCCCAACAGGAAAAAATGATGGCTACTCAACCGGATATCCTCGTGCAATATGCCCACTATCTGCACGATCACTACGAGGGACTGGGAATGACTGACCCTATCGTGACTGCAGATGTGTTCGTTACGCTCAATGGACAGCCCAGCAGGCGTTTCATCAGCCCTGAGGTTGATTTGAGCAAAGAGTCCATCATTGGAAGTTATTCCCTGGTAGTACCCCTCGATCACTAG
- a CDS encoding TonB-dependent receptor, which yields MSAWKNEMVALRDIWRLGVTLAFLVVACSAMSQRISGVVTNEAEEPMEGVMIFLEGSSLKTTTDAKGYFELSDLGDGDYRIVAFFPEYQTDFLDVKAGAENTTIRFRLKPMSQELESVVVENTRSETMGISWLQSVSGAAIYEAKKTELINVGGLIGNKAANVGRQVYAQVPGLNIWESDGAGINLGIGGRGLNPNRTSNFNVRQNGYDISADALGYPESYYTPPVLALDKIEVVRGAAGLQYGTQFGGMLNFDFKEGPRDKKIELTSAQTLGSFGLFNTFNSLGGTVGKVNYYTFYQYKHSEGWRPNSQQDQHNLFASVTYDFTPFLSAKLEHTHMTYLAQQPGGLTDIEFYQNPQQSKRARNWFDVGWDLTAMEWNYRYSSSLKFNNKTFMLGANRYAVGNLERIDRPDDPTENRNLLKDEYHNWGNEFRTIYHYNLLGQKSVLLVGNRLYFGKTLREQGEGDNGSGPHFEFENKEEPGESDFTFPSRNVAFFAENIFNLTPRLSVTPGIRYEYIRTDAKGYYYDRREDLAGNVIYEEKVEEDKSKPRSFALMGVGISYKYSETVEVYGNFSQNFRAINFNDIRVDNPSLKVDENIDDESGYNLDLGIRGAEAGKFRYDVSLFYLSYQGRIGNVLRTEPDPRFNNLVDRTFRYRTNVADAGILGLESYIEADLLKLFSIPAEKSTVTTFLNFAMISSRYMNNDEAGIEGNKVELVPPINIKSGVTYKRGNFGISYLYTYVMEQYSDASNADSTPPVPTAVEGIIPTYFVMDLSVSYGYKFWTFEGGVNNFTGESYFTRRAAGYPGPGIIPANPRNFYVGVGVKF from the coding sequence ATGTCAGCTTGGAAAAATGAGATGGTAGCACTGAGGGACATATGGAGATTAGGGGTCACACTGGCTTTTTTGGTGGTGGCTTGTTCTGCCATGTCTCAGCGTATATCCGGAGTAGTCACCAATGAGGCAGAGGAGCCAATGGAAGGGGTGATGATTTTCCTGGAAGGCTCATCTTTAAAAACCACAACGGACGCCAAAGGGTATTTTGAGCTCAGTGATTTGGGTGACGGGGATTATAGGATTGTAGCATTTTTTCCTGAATACCAAACAGATTTTCTGGACGTGAAGGCAGGTGCGGAAAATACTACCATTAGGTTCAGGCTGAAGCCAATGAGTCAGGAGCTTGAGTCAGTAGTGGTGGAAAATACCCGATCAGAAACCATGGGTATTAGCTGGCTCCAGTCTGTGAGCGGAGCAGCCATTTATGAAGCCAAGAAAACAGAGCTCATCAATGTTGGTGGGTTGATAGGTAACAAAGCAGCCAATGTGGGGCGTCAGGTCTATGCACAGGTACCCGGCTTGAATATTTGGGAAAGCGATGGTGCGGGGATCAATCTGGGTATTGGCGGACGAGGACTCAACCCCAACCGCACGTCCAATTTCAATGTGCGACAGAATGGTTACGACATTTCAGCCGATGCACTTGGCTATCCGGAAAGCTATTACACGCCACCAGTGCTCGCGCTGGACAAAATCGAGGTGGTGCGCGGTGCTGCCGGGCTGCAGTATGGAACACAGTTTGGAGGGATGCTCAATTTTGATTTTAAAGAGGGCCCCAGGGATAAGAAAATCGAATTGACCTCTGCCCAGACACTGGGCTCATTTGGCTTGTTCAATACTTTCAACAGCCTGGGAGGTACCGTGGGGAAGGTGAACTATTACACTTTTTACCAATACAAGCACAGTGAGGGCTGGCGGCCCAATTCTCAGCAGGATCAGCACAACCTTTTTGCGTCGGTTACTTATGACTTCACACCCTTTCTGAGTGCTAAGCTCGAACATACCCACATGACCTATCTGGCCCAGCAACCAGGTGGACTTACGGACATTGAGTTTTATCAAAACCCACAGCAGTCCAAGCGCGCTCGCAACTGGTTTGATGTGGGCTGGGACCTTACCGCTATGGAGTGGAACTACCGCTATTCTTCTAGCCTGAAGTTTAACAACAAAACCTTTATGCTGGGCGCCAACAGGTATGCCGTGGGTAATCTGGAAAGGATAGATCGGCCAGATGATCCGACAGAAAATCGCAACCTTCTGAAAGACGAGTATCACAATTGGGGCAATGAGTTCCGAACAATCTATCACTATAACCTCTTGGGTCAAAAATCGGTTTTGCTAGTGGGTAACCGACTGTATTTTGGTAAGACACTAAGAGAACAAGGGGAAGGAGACAATGGCTCAGGTCCTCATTTTGAATTTGAAAACAAGGAGGAGCCCGGGGAGTCTGATTTTACCTTTCCGAGCAGGAATGTGGCATTTTTTGCAGAGAACATATTCAATCTCACACCCAGACTGAGCGTTACCCCGGGAATCCGGTATGAATACATTCGCACGGATGCGAAAGGTTACTACTACGACCGCAGAGAGGACCTGGCCGGTAACGTGATCTATGAGGAGAAAGTAGAGGAGGACAAAAGTAAGCCCAGGTCATTCGCGCTGATGGGGGTTGGGATCAGTTACAAATACAGCGAGACCGTGGAGGTTTATGGCAATTTTTCACAGAATTTCCGAGCCATCAATTTCAATGATATTCGGGTGGATAACCCGTCACTAAAGGTGGATGAGAACATAGATGATGAGAGTGGATACAACCTTGACCTTGGGATCAGAGGGGCCGAGGCTGGTAAGTTTAGGTACGATGTTTCATTGTTTTATTTATCCTATCAGGGGCGCATTGGCAATGTATTGCGGACTGAGCCTGATCCACGGTTTAATAATCTGGTAGATCGTACTTTTCGGTATCGTACCAATGTTGCGGATGCAGGCATCCTAGGGCTGGAGAGCTACATAGAAGCGGATTTGTTAAAGCTCTTTTCTATTCCGGCAGAAAAGAGCACAGTGACCACTTTTCTGAATTTCGCGATGATCTCATCGCGCTATATGAACAATGATGAGGCGGGTATTGAAGGTAACAAGGTAGAGTTGGTGCCCCCGATCAATATCAAATCTGGTGTGACCTATAAGCGTGGCAATTTTGGAATCTCCTATCTCTACACCTATGTAATGGAGCAATATTCAGATGCCTCCAATGCCGACAGTACTCCTCCTGTGCCTACAGCTGTTGAGGGAATTATCCCCACTTACTTCGTGATGGATCTTTCTGTGAGCTATGGATACAAATTCTGGACATTTGAGGGTGGCGTAAACAATTTTACGGGTGAGTCATACTTCACCAGGCGGGCAGCTGGCTATCCGGGTCCGGGTATTATCCCCGCCAATCCCCGTAATTTTTATGTGGGTGTGGGTGTGAAGTTTTAG
- a CDS encoding putative toxin-antitoxin system toxin component, PIN family: MKVFADTNFLISAFATRGLSADVLSLVITSHELIMSKLVLQELGEKLSSKLKLPRADILEIEAFLRTFTIIDPKEKSTYQLRDPDDEWILAAALEAKVDVLITGDRDLLDEANSIPELKILTPRGFWELLTR; encoded by the coding sequence TTGAAAGTCTTTGCGGATACCAATTTTCTTATCAGCGCCTTCGCCACAAGAGGACTAAGTGCTGATGTCTTAAGCCTGGTCATCACGAGCCATGAGTTGATCATGAGTAAATTAGTTTTACAAGAACTCGGCGAAAAACTTAGCTCCAAACTCAAGTTACCTCGAGCCGATATCCTGGAAATAGAGGCATTTTTGAGAACATTCACGATAATAGACCCTAAAGAAAAATCCACCTATCAACTGAGAGATCCGGATGATGAATGGATACTTGCTGCCGCCTTAGAAGCAAAAGTAGATGTCCTGATTACTGGAGATAGAGATCTTTTGGATGAGGCCAATTCCATTCCGGAGCTCAAAATACTTACACCTCGAGGTTTCTGGGAACTTTTGACGCGCTAA
- a CDS encoding ribbon-helix-helix protein, CopG family has protein sequence MKTITIRLSDELESKLSALIDASGNTKSEVIREALEKHLSVKSFQQLRNRVLPFAEAQGLLTDEDIFQTIS, from the coding sequence ATGAAAACTATTACGATACGTTTAAGCGATGAACTAGAGTCAAAACTCTCAGCACTGATTGACGCTTCTGGTAATACCAAAAGTGAAGTGATCCGCGAGGCCCTCGAGAAACATCTTTCGGTCAAGTCCTTTCAGCAACTCAGAAACAGAGTGCTCCCTTTTGCCGAAGCTCAGGGACTACTGACAGATGAGGACATCTTCCAGACGATCTCTTGA
- a CDS encoding RNA methyltransferase, whose translation MRKLKNEELGRMEQEEFQQSKKLNACIILDDIRSMNNIGSAFRTSDAFRVEKIHLCGITAQPPHRDINKTALGATDTVSWEYHEKISELIPQLKAQGYHIVSVEQADKSTSLLEFAPSKDQRYAFVFGNEVFGVNDEVVKSSDMVLEIPQYGTKHSLNISVSLGIVIWDFVSKRGGFPTVS comes from the coding sequence ATGAGAAAACTTAAAAACGAGGAGCTGGGCAGGATGGAACAAGAAGAGTTTCAACAATCCAAAAAACTCAACGCCTGTATCATTCTGGATGACATCCGCAGCATGAATAACATCGGCAGTGCATTCAGAACCTCCGATGCCTTTCGCGTGGAGAAAATCCATCTCTGTGGGATCACTGCCCAGCCGCCCCACCGCGATATCAACAAAACCGCCCTGGGAGCAACGGATACCGTAAGCTGGGAGTACCATGAAAAAATCTCCGAACTCATCCCACAACTAAAGGCTCAGGGTTATCACATTGTCTCGGTGGAGCAAGCCGATAAAAGCACCTCATTGCTAGAGTTTGCACCCAGTAAAGACCAGCGGTATGCCTTTGTTTTTGGCAATGAGGTTTTTGGTGTCAATGACGAAGTAGTCAAAAGTTCAGACATGGTATTGGAGATCCCTCAATACGGCACCAAGCATTCGCTAAACATTTCAGTAAGCCTGGGGATTGTCATTTGGGATTTTGTGTCGAAAAGAGGCGGCTTTCCAACTGTATCATGA
- the mutS gene encoding DNA mismatch repair protein MutS: MAKSAKPSETPLMKQYNAIKARYPGALLLFRVGDFYETFGEDAIKASKILEIVLTKRANGSASHIELAGFPHHSLDVYLPRLVRAGNRVAICDQLEDPKSVKGIVKRGVTELVTPGLSLNDNVLEQKRNNFLAAIHYGENTCGVSFLDLSTGEFLVAQGNPDYVEKLVQGFQPSEILFSKSERERFEKAFGKDYTNFHLEDWIFSEEYGYEKLTRHFNTANLKGYGVEEMRSGIIAAGAILFYLEETEHKEVKHIGQLSRIDEQQYVWLDKFTIRNLELIQPSQGDGTALIDILDNTQTPMGSRLLRKWMVLPLKNKEQIERRHLTVEAFMSEEETLNEVSGHLKQIGDLERLISKVATGRINPREMVQLKRSLSQVKPIKDRLKTSDSSIFKQYLDQLNDCEALLEHIEDSIKEDAPINPNQGNILKEGVNDELDELRKMAFSGKDYLKGIQERETERTGISSLKIAYNKVFGYYLEVTNSHKDKVPEEWIRKQTLVNAERYITEELKVYEEKILNAESQIFVIELRLYQELVSFAMEYIELIQQNARVIAALDCLTAFAFLAKRNNYVRPTMSEEFSLDIKAGRHPVIEQNMPPEEDYIPNDVFLDDESQQIMIITGPNMAGKSALLRQTALIVLMAQMGSFVPAGYARIGLVDKVFTRVGASDNLSRGESTFMVEMTETASILNNLSNRSLVLMDEIGRGTSTYDGISIAWSIVEFLHNHPQYKAKTLFATHYHELNELTNDLPRVKNFNVAVKELENKIIFIRKLQAGGSEHSFGIHVAQLAGMPNQVVIRANTILKHLEADKLSENEKEKLAEVPSSQFQLNLFESDPRFEKVMKMLREIDINTISPVEALLKVNEMKEQLKGSKS; encoded by the coding sequence ATGGCGAAATCCGCAAAACCTTCTGAGACTCCATTGATGAAACAGTACAATGCCATCAAGGCACGGTACCCCGGAGCGTTGTTGCTTTTTCGGGTGGGGGATTTCTATGAGACATTTGGAGAGGATGCCATCAAAGCCAGCAAAATCCTGGAGATTGTGCTCACCAAAAGAGCCAACGGATCGGCCTCTCATATCGAATTAGCCGGTTTTCCGCACCATTCATTGGATGTATACCTGCCCCGACTGGTGCGTGCCGGCAACAGGGTGGCTATCTGTGATCAGCTGGAAGATCCCAAGAGTGTCAAGGGAATAGTGAAAAGAGGTGTTACCGAGCTTGTGACTCCCGGTTTGTCGCTGAATGACAATGTGCTGGAGCAAAAGCGCAACAATTTTCTGGCGGCCATTCACTATGGTGAAAATACTTGCGGCGTTTCTTTTCTGGACTTGTCCACTGGTGAGTTTTTAGTGGCTCAGGGCAATCCTGACTATGTGGAAAAACTGGTGCAGGGGTTTCAGCCGTCTGAGATTCTATTCTCAAAATCCGAAAGGGAGCGTTTCGAAAAGGCGTTTGGTAAAGATTATACCAACTTTCATCTGGAGGATTGGATTTTCAGTGAGGAGTATGGGTATGAAAAGCTCACCCGCCACTTCAATACTGCTAATCTGAAGGGTTATGGAGTAGAGGAAATGAGGTCTGGGATCATTGCTGCCGGGGCCATTCTTTTTTACCTGGAGGAGACTGAGCACAAGGAAGTCAAGCACATCGGACAACTCTCTCGCATAGACGAGCAGCAGTATGTGTGGCTGGATAAGTTTACCATCCGCAACTTGGAGCTGATACAGCCCAGTCAGGGAGATGGTACCGCACTGATTGATATTCTGGACAATACGCAGACCCCCATGGGCAGTCGCTTGTTGCGAAAATGGATGGTGCTGCCACTCAAGAACAAGGAGCAGATAGAGCGTCGCCATCTGACGGTGGAGGCTTTTATGAGTGAAGAGGAAACCCTCAATGAAGTGAGTGGTCACCTCAAACAAATCGGGGATCTTGAGCGACTGATCTCGAAAGTGGCCACGGGTAGGATCAACCCGAGGGAAATGGTGCAGCTCAAAAGAAGTCTTTCTCAGGTGAAACCGATCAAAGATCGACTGAAGACTTCTGACAGTTCAATATTCAAACAATACCTCGACCAGCTCAACGACTGTGAAGCTCTGCTGGAGCACATCGAGGATAGTATCAAGGAGGATGCCCCCATCAACCCCAATCAGGGAAATATCCTGAAAGAAGGCGTAAATGATGAGCTGGACGAACTTCGGAAAATGGCCTTTTCAGGTAAAGATTACCTCAAAGGGATTCAGGAAAGAGAAACTGAACGCACCGGCATCAGCTCGCTGAAAATTGCCTACAACAAGGTCTTTGGCTATTACCTGGAGGTGACCAACTCCCATAAAGATAAGGTGCCGGAAGAATGGATTCGGAAGCAGACTTTGGTCAATGCTGAGCGATACATCACCGAGGAGCTGAAAGTCTACGAGGAAAAGATTCTGAATGCCGAGAGTCAGATTTTTGTCATAGAGCTGAGGCTTTATCAGGAACTGGTGTCTTTTGCCATGGAGTATATCGAACTCATCCAGCAAAACGCAAGGGTGATTGCAGCTTTGGATTGCCTCACGGCGTTTGCTTTTTTGGCCAAACGAAACAATTACGTGCGGCCGACCATGAGTGAGGAGTTTTCACTCGACATTAAAGCGGGTCGTCATCCCGTGATTGAGCAGAATATGCCGCCAGAGGAGGATTATATTCCCAATGATGTCTTCCTTGATGATGAGTCTCAGCAGATCATGATTATTACTGGACCTAACATGGCAGGTAAATCAGCTCTACTGCGACAGACAGCTCTTATTGTACTCATGGCTCAGATGGGGAGTTTCGTCCCTGCCGGATATGCCCGTATTGGTTTGGTGGATAAAGTATTCACCCGGGTGGGCGCTTCGGATAATCTTTCTCGGGGGGAATCTACCTTTATGGTGGAGATGACCGAGACCGCCAGCATTCTGAACAACCTGAGCAACCGCTCTTTGGTACTGATGGATGAAATCGGGAGGGGCACGAGTACTTACGATGGTATTTCCATCGCCTGGTCCATCGTGGAGTTTTTGCACAACCACCCACAGTACAAGGCCAAAACCCTTTTTGCTACGCACTATCATGAGCTCAATGAGCTCACCAATGACTTGCCCAGGGTAAAAAACTTCAATGTAGCAGTAAAGGAGCTGGAGAACAAGATCATTTTCATCAGAAAATTGCAAGCCGGAGGCAGCGAGCATAGCTTCGGTATTCACGTGGCTCAGCTAGCGGGGATGCCCAATCAGGTAGTAATCCGGGCCAATACCATACTGAAGCACCTTGAGGCAGATAAGCTTTCAGAGAATGAAAAAGAAAAGTTGGCGGAGGTACCCAGTAGCCAGTTTCAACTCAACCTATTTGAGTCTGACCCCAGGTTTGAAAAAGTAATGAAAATGCTGCGTGAGATAGACATCAATACCATCTCACCAGTGGAGGCGCTGCTCAAAGTGAATGAAATGAAGGAGCAACTGAAGGGATCAAAATCTTAG